The DNA region AGGACTTCGGCTACTGCAACACCAACTTCGTGCTCGCGGCGCTGATCATCGAGCGGGCGACGGGAATGTCGTACGCGGAGGCGATCGAGTACCGGATCGCCCGCGTACTGAAGTTGAGCGACACGTACGCACCGGGGGACGAGACCGGGTTCCGCGGACCGCACTGCCGCGCCTACACCAGGCTGATGTCGCCCGAGCCCGACGCGGCGGTGCACGACCTGACTGAGCTGAACCCGTCGTACGGCTACGGAGTGGGTGAAGTCATCTCCACGGTGGGCGACTTGACCACCTTCCTGAGCGCGCTGCTGGGCGGGCGGCTGCTGAAGCCGGCGCAGATGGAGGAGCTGATGGCGCTGACGCCCGTCCCGGACGGGAAGTGGCTCGACGGGTACAGCTACGGCCTGGGCATCTCGGCGGTGACGCTGGCCAACGGCGTGACGGTCTACGGCCACGGCGGCTTCATCAACGGCAACTGGTCGTACCTGTACGGGACTCGGGACGGTGGAACGATCGTCGCCCAGCACCTGAACGCGGACTGGGGCCAGCCGTTCGGCCTCTTCACGGAGCTGATGGAGGCGGCCTTCGCCCCCGGTGAGTGAGAGGCGCGGACAGCGCAGGAAGTCGGCGGGGGTCGACCGCGAGGCGTCCTTCCCGGCCGCTCGCGGGAACGGCCTCCGGCGTCGATGCCTCGATCACCACACGGCCGTCCCGCACCTCCATGCACTCGATCCGCATCCCCACGAGATGCGGAAACAGAAAGGAGTGTCCGGTTCCACGCCAAGCAGCTGGGTAATCTCGTCGGCAGTGGTGCCCACGCTGGAGATCGCAAAGTAGACGTACTGAGTCAACGACACCCGCGGAGACTACCGACGCACCAGGGCCGCCTCCCACCCCACCTGCCAAGCGATTCTGGAGATCGGCCGTACCCAGAGGACCATCTTCGTCGCCTTCTGTGGAATCCGAGTCAAGTGGCGCTGAGGATCCTGCTGCTTCGAATATGCGCTGGCCGGTCGGGCTGAAGCCCGGGAGACTCGCTGCTGTGGACATGGGGATCTCTGGTTTCAAGCCGTCCTTCCTGGTCGGGGTCGAGGTGGTTCGGCAGGCGCACGGATCACGTCTGGCGGCGCTCGCCGGTAGGCAGCTGACGGGGTTCGCCCTGGTGCGCTTCGTCGAGGACGGGGACTGGTTCGCCGACTGCCCGGTGGTGCTGGACTTCGACGGCGTGCAGGTGGAGGTTTGTCACTCGCAGCTCGACCTCCTCTCGATCGGCTGGGACACGATCGACACCGCGGCAACGATCACCGGTTGGGAGTGGTTCGAGCTCACACCCCAGTGGTCTCACAGTGATGAACGCCTGGAGCCGTTCGTCGGCCAGGAGCTGTGCGAGGTCGCGCTGCTTGAGTGGCGGCCGGCAGAGCATGACCTGGCAGCCGGAACGGTGGCGGTGGAGTTCGTCTTCGCCGGGGACTGTCTGCGGATCGTCAACGGCCTTGACGAGAACCGCATCGAGGTCGGTGCGGCCCAGCCGGATTACGTTCGGCACCGGCTGGGCCGTTGAGCGCTACTGCCCTGTCGGATGCCGGTTGATCTCAATGACAGGCAGCACGGTGGCCTGCGCTGGGATACCGATCTGCCGGGGAGTCGGCGCCATGCGGTGCGGGCACTGCTCGAAGACGGACGAGACCACACCAACCCGGCGAGGTACGTACTGGGGCATCAAGGACAAACTACTCACGCGAGATGCCCTCTCAAAGTCCAGGTGATCGTGTAAGCGGTCCGGTCAGGGGATGTTCAGCAGGTCCGGCGGCCGGTTGAAGAGGTCGTAGGCGGTACCTGGCGCTCCGTCCGTGTCCGGAACGGTCCTCGCACCGACCGCCTCGACGAAGGCGAGGACCGCAGGGTCGGGGACCTCTGACGGCCAGGCGAGCACGACTCGGCTCGGCGGGTAGTCGGTCAGCGGGACGAAGGCGATGCCCTCGGTTCGGTGGCGGTGGGTCGCACCGGCGGGAAGGATGCCGACGGCACCCTGCCACACGATGGCATGCAGGCACTCCGACACCGTGCGGACCACCGGCCCCGAGCCGGTGCCCGCAGACCGCTCCACCGCCTCGCCGCTGTCGGCCTCGCCGAGCCAGTACCGCCGCCAGGCCGCGTCGGCGTCCTCGGGCAGGCGGATCCACGGTCGACCCAGCAGGTCGCCGACCCGCAGGTGGGGCCGCCGCGCCACGGGGTCGTCCGCCGGAACCACGGCGACCAGCGGCTCGGTCTCCAGCAGCCGGACCGTGAGGCCCGCGGTGTCGAACGGGAGCCGCGTCAGCGCGACGTCGACCCGACCGGACCGCAGCCCCGCCGTCGGGTCGCTGATGTCCGCCTCGCACAGCCGTACTTGCGCGTCGGGATGGGTACGGCGAAAGGCTGCGGCTGCGCGGGGGCCGAATTCGAGACCGGCTCCGGCAACGGTGCCCACCACGATGGTGCGCCGCCGGCCCGTTTCCCGTACCCGTTCCCGCGCCCGCTCTGCCGCGTCGAGCAACTCCCGTGCCTCGCCCAGCAGGACCGAGCCGGCCTCAGTGAGCCGGACGCCCTGCGCGGACCGCTGGAACAGCCGACAGCCGAGTTCGTTCTCCAGCTCGCGTATGCGCTGGCTGAGCGGTGGCTGCGACATGTGCAGCCGCGCGGCCGCGCGACCGAAGTGCAACTCCTCGGCCACGGCGACGAAGTACCGCAGGCGGCGAAGATCCATGCCGTGCACGATATCGAGACGGTCCGAGGAGTATCGAAACGGTCTTGGACGGCCCCTCGGGTGCGCTGGTGAGCTGGTCCCGGCGCGATCGACCGGATCGTTGGCCGATCCCCTGCTCACCGACGGAGGCACTCGCATGCACCAGCACAGCCACGGCTACGCCGAGCCGGCCGATCTGCAACGCGCCCGGCAGGTCGGCCGGCTCGCTCCCGAGGAGTTCGCCGCCTGGCAGTCCTTCCAGGAGGTCGTCGACCGCGGAAACGGCTCTGTGCCGCGCAAGTACCGTGAGCTCGTGGCGATCGCCGTGGCGCTGACCACCCAGTGCTCGTACTGCCTCGACGTGCACACCGCCCAGGCCCGCCGACACGGCGTCACCCCCGAGGAACTCGCGGAGGTCATCTTCGTCGCCGGAGCGGTGCGTGCCGGCGGATCGCTGGCTCATGGCCTGCAGGCGATGAAGCTCTACGACGGGCACTCGGCCGCGTCGTCGCCTTCGTAGGCCGTCTCACGCGCCGCCTCCGGCCTGAGCGTCGTCAGGCGCGGAATCCGGTTGACCCGGGGTGAAGGATGGGAGGCGTGATTTCCCGTGAACGAGCGGTCGAGCTGGTCGAGTCCTATCTGGAGCGGGAGCGCCCGAACTGGGCCTGGGCGAGGCTGATTCCGAAGCTGGCCGTCTACGCCGTCGAGGAGCGGTCGGTCGGGTGGCTCGTCTACTGGACCTCGGAGGAGGGCGCCCGCGACCCGGCTCTGCGCGGGACCCTCCTGGGCGGCCCCTACCTGGTCGACCGGGAGGACGGGAGCATCCACGTCGTACCCGGCGTCCACTGGACCGACGAATGGGAAGAGGACTACCTCCGGCAGACCAAGGGCATCCGGGCGCCCGACCCCCTCGCCGCGGACGTCCTCCGGCTCGCGGACTCCGTCGGCACCGCCGCCGCCATGCAGCACCTGCGCAAGCAGGCCCTCCGGATGAGCCTGCGGGACGCCAAGGCCTACGTGACGATCGTCAGGGACGGGAGCGAACCGCCCGAGGAGTTGGCGAACCTCACCCGTGAGCCCAATCCGAACCTGGGCCCGATCGAGACGCTGGCCGGCCCGGTCCAGTAGCAGGCGACAGGTGGTGCTGCGCAGGAAGTCGGACCGGCCGACTTCCTGCGCAGGAGAGGCTCTGCGCTAGGCGGTCGCAGCCCGGTGTCGCGACCAGAGCGGTTGCAGGGCGATGCGGAGGGCGATCAGCTCCGCGGCGATGAGGGCCGTGACACCGGCCCAGCCGTACGGCAGGCTCGCCGCGACCGGCAGGGCCAGCAGCAGGGTGAGCCCTTGCACGATCGCGGAGGCCGTCAGCAGCTCCCGCGCCGACCGCCCCTTCCGCGTGCGCATCACCGTGATCCCCCACAGCAGCGGGAAGACCAGGCAGACGACTGCGGCAAGGGCGAAGAACGGCACGGCGAGCGCGACCCCCATGT from Kitasatospora cathayae includes:
- a CDS encoding serine hydrolase domain-containing protein — translated: MAIDQIRAAAVQLVIDGAVAGNGTGDGQGYPGMIAEVREGKEAWFGTAGVADLRSGVARRAEEQFRVGSITKLFTSAVILQLAGEYKLGLDDTVERHLPGLVEGGEAITIRQLLNHTSGLFTYTLDEDLLGRFHSEKVLEHRYDKFTPQELVRLAMSHPADFRPGEDFGYCNTNFVLAALIIERATGMSYAEAIEYRIARVLKLSDTYAPGDETGFRGPHCRAYTRLMSPEPDAAVHDLTELNPSYGYGVGEVISTVGDLTTFLSALLGGRLLKPAQMEELMALTPVPDGKWLDGYSYGLGISAVTLANGVTVYGHGGFINGNWSYLYGTRDGGTIVAQHLNADWGQPFGLFTELMEAAFAPGE
- a CDS encoding LysR family transcriptional regulator, whose amino-acid sequence is MDLRRLRYFVAVAEELHFGRAAARLHMSQPPLSQRIRELENELGCRLFQRSAQGVRLTEAGSVLLGEARELLDAAERARERVRETGRRRTIVVGTVAGAGLEFGPRAAAAFRRTHPDAQVRLCEADISDPTAGLRSGRVDVALTRLPFDTAGLTVRLLETEPLVAVVPADDPVARRPHLRVGDLLGRPWIRLPEDADAAWRRYWLGEADSGEAVERSAGTGSGPVVRTVSECLHAIVWQGAVGILPAGATHRHRTEGIAFVPLTDYPPSRVVLAWPSEVPDPAVLAFVEAVGARTVPDTDGAPGTAYDLFNRPPDLLNIP
- a CDS encoding carboxymuconolactone decarboxylase family protein, whose product is MHQHSHGYAEPADLQRARQVGRLAPEEFAAWQSFQEVVDRGNGSVPRKYRELVAIAVALTTQCSYCLDVHTAQARRHGVTPEELAEVIFVAGAVRAGGSLAHGLQAMKLYDGHSAASSPS
- a CDS encoding YrhB domain-containing protein, with product MISRERAVELVESYLERERPNWAWARLIPKLAVYAVEERSVGWLVYWTSEEGARDPALRGTLLGGPYLVDREDGSIHVVPGVHWTDEWEEDYLRQTKGIRAPDPLAADVLRLADSVGTAAAMQHLRKQALRMSLRDAKAYVTIVRDGSEPPEELANLTREPNPNLGPIETLAGPVQ